In Ostrea edulis chromosome 10, xbOstEdul1.1, whole genome shotgun sequence, one genomic interval encodes:
- the LOC125665294 gene encoding uncharacterized oxidoreductase YtbE-like isoform X2 — MNATLRNGNCVPFVGLGTFKIRGKEEVYNALKAAFDAGYRLIDTAAVYRNEGDIGDCLPELLSGHNLKRSDIFITSKLGPKDQGEGTCYSACLKSIASLGCQYLDLYLIHWPGAQGRKPDDPVQRELRLGSWRDLIQLQKEGKVKNIGVSNFLQHHIQELYTKTGIYPEVLQTEHHPHLVQTDLIRFCEETGIFYQAYSSLGTTTQDNQILTDPVVTEVSKKLKKSVSQILLKWAIQQRIDLIQTKGCLTNTLTSVLQLIVTTL, encoded by the exons ATGAACGCAACATTAAGAAATGGAAACTGTGTGCCCTTTGTTGGAC TGGGAACTTTTAAAATCAGAGGTAAAGAAGAAGTTTATAACGCATTGAAAGCAGCTTTTGATGCAGGTTACAGATTAATAG ACACAGCGGCAGTGTATAGAAATGAGGGAGATATTGGTGACTGTCTACCAGAGCTGTTGTCAGGCCATAACCTGAAGAGATCGGACATTTTTATAACCAGTAAACTTG GGCCCAAGGACCAGGGAGAGGGCACCTGTTACTCAGCCTGTTTGAAATCTATAGCCAGCCTAGGCTGTCAGTATCTTGATCTGTATCTGATTCACTGGCCGGGGGCCCAGGGGAGGAAGCCAGACGACCCCGTCCAGAGGGAGCTGCGCCTTGGCAGTTGGAGGGATCTCATACAACTACAGAAAGAAG GTAAAGTAAAGAACATAGGTGTCTCAAATTTTCTTCAACATCACATCCAGGAATTGTATACCAAGACAGGAATCTACCCAGAAGTCCTTCAG ACTGAGCACCATCCACATCTGGTTCAAACTGATTTGATCCGGTTTTGTGAGGAGACTGGTATTTTCTATCAGGCCTACTCCTCTTTAGGGACAACCACCCAGGACAACCAG ATTTTAACTGACCCAGTGGTTACGGAAGTGAGTAAAAAGCTTAAGAAAAGTGTTTCCCAGATCTTACTGAAATGGGCCATTCAACAAAGAATAG ATCTAATCCAGACCAAAGGCTGTCTTACCAATACACTGACCTCTGTGCTTCAGTTAATTGTCACCACTCTATAG
- the LOC125665294 gene encoding uncharacterized oxidoreductase YtbE-like isoform X1: MNATLRNGNCVPFVGLGTFKIRGKEEVYNALKAAFDAGYRLIDTAAVYRNEGDIGDCLPELLSGHNLKRSDIFITSKLGPKDQGEGTCYSACLKSIASLGCQYLDLYLIHWPGAQGRKPDDPVQRELRLGSWRDLIQLQKEGKVKNIGVSNFLQHHIQELYTKTGIYPEVLQTEHHPHLVQTDLIRFCEETGIFYQAYSSLGTTTQDNQILTDPVVTEVSKKLKKSVSQILLKWAIQQRIGVLPKSSNPRHIQENIDLFSFQIPEEDINLLNSLNKGRHYCWNPKDIA; encoded by the exons ATGAACGCAACATTAAGAAATGGAAACTGTGTGCCCTTTGTTGGAC TGGGAACTTTTAAAATCAGAGGTAAAGAAGAAGTTTATAACGCATTGAAAGCAGCTTTTGATGCAGGTTACAGATTAATAG ACACAGCGGCAGTGTATAGAAATGAGGGAGATATTGGTGACTGTCTACCAGAGCTGTTGTCAGGCCATAACCTGAAGAGATCGGACATTTTTATAACCAGTAAACTTG GGCCCAAGGACCAGGGAGAGGGCACCTGTTACTCAGCCTGTTTGAAATCTATAGCCAGCCTAGGCTGTCAGTATCTTGATCTGTATCTGATTCACTGGCCGGGGGCCCAGGGGAGGAAGCCAGACGACCCCGTCCAGAGGGAGCTGCGCCTTGGCAGTTGGAGGGATCTCATACAACTACAGAAAGAAG GTAAAGTAAAGAACATAGGTGTCTCAAATTTTCTTCAACATCACATCCAGGAATTGTATACCAAGACAGGAATCTACCCAGAAGTCCTTCAG ACTGAGCACCATCCACATCTGGTTCAAACTGATTTGATCCGGTTTTGTGAGGAGACTGGTATTTTCTATCAGGCCTACTCCTCTTTAGGGACAACCACCCAGGACAACCAG ATTTTAACTGACCCAGTGGTTACGGAAGTGAGTAAAAAGCTTAAGAAAAGTGTTTCCCAGATCTTACTGAAATGGGCCATTCAACAAAGAATAG gCGTGCTACCGAAGTCCAGTAATCCTCGCCATATTCAGGAGAACATAGACCTTTTCTCTTTCCAAATCCCGGAAGAAGATATAAATCTGCTGAATTCTCTGAACAAAGGGAGACATTATTGTTGGAATCCAAAGGATATTGCTTAA